Genomic segment of Anopheles darlingi chromosome X, idAnoDarlMG_H_01, whole genome shotgun sequence:
CTTGGCGACGTAGATCAGGAACGCCACCCCCGACAGCGCGTACATCACCAGGACGCGGGGGATGAAGAGCTGttgcgatttaaaaaaaaaacaaaaaaaaaacaggtggagaaggagctgtcagtgagctgagctgagctgagtggAGTTCGCGTGGGATCGCGAAACCGCGACGACCTTGCCCTTACCTGCACCATGGTGCTTTCCGCACCACCCATCACGTAGTACCAGTGCAGGGTCGGCACGATCCCGTAGGCGGCCCACGCGACGAACGCGACCATTTTGACGTGCGACGGCACCTGTAGCCGTGGGATCTGCAGGACCATCGCACCGGCGAAGATGATACCGATCGTCAGCATGTAGAAGTTGCGTAACGGCTACGGACGGACACGAGcaacagagagtgagagagagaatgtgcaAGAGTGAGGGGAtccggagagagaaagagagagagagagagagagagagagagagagagaggtgtacGTACCAGGTTGCACCAGAAGGCGTAGTAGATGCCGCTCATGAAGATGGCGAGCAGCGAGAGGGCGATACCGAACAGGTCGAACGTGAGCAGCCGGTCGTAGCTGGTGGCCGAGTGGCAGGAGAAGGTGTGGTAGACCGACGACAGGATCATGCACACCTGGAAGCTGACCAGCAGCATGCCGACGATCAGCTTGTCGCTCGGGCCGGCCTGGATCTGCAGCATCGCCAGGTCGTTGTAGGCGAGGGCAACGAACACGAACAGTCCGAAGATGTGGCTCCAGATGTTGACCGTCTCGTTCGTCCACCAGAAGACACTCTCCAGGCAGAGGCGCATCGACAGGTAGGTCCGGTAGCCGGTCCGGATGAACGGGTTGAACTGTAGGTGCTCCGGTGCCTCCTCGTAGCAGACAATCCGGGCCCGCTTCCCATCGCCCTTCTTCTTgccacagcagccaccgccaccactgctgccagtgctgctgccagtgctgtTGCCGCTACCGGGGGTCAGCTCGAGCGTTGAGCTCGTACCATCGTTGGGCGGAGTGCCATCGCCACACTTGGACGGCGAGCCCGTCTCCAGCGACTCCTGCTGCTCCCGTACGATGTTCTGGTtggataaaaaataaaaacacacacacacgcgcgcgcgcattccaAGTCAATAGAGTAAAATAGAAGGGTGttatgggggggagggggggggggggtgccttCGACCGGGTTATTGGCCTCGCAGTCGATCGACACCGATCGGTCACCATGacaaagcaataaaacaaaaaaaaacggcgtaAGGTTATGATAATACGCACGCCTCACCTCAACGTCCgagttgggggagggggagaagggtgTGCAGCAGTGGATAGAGGTGCACCCCAATGAGTTGGAGACACATTGGCACCGCCGCAATACGCTCCCAGGAGCTTGCGCAGCGTCAGCAAAAAGTGAggaccaaaaaaccaaaacaacagtcCACCGGACCCCTGAACGTATGCACAAGAGCGACATCGGCTTCGCATTTCATCGAGCACAACACATTTGCGATCTGACCTAGTTCCGCCAccttcctgttgttgttgttgctgctgttgctgctgttgcaacaaCCTGTCTGCGCCTAAGCCTaaggggggaagagggaaggaagggggtggaTCTGCTGGctgtgtggagtggagtggtgctgcttgtgctgctggccagcccACAAAATGGGTCAGCTGGTGCCATTGGCACAACGCCGCGTGTGTGCCACATAATCATCATCCCGGGATGGAGGTGAACGATTATGTCACAAGCCACAAGCTCGACTGTGTGTCGAGAAAGTGTgttgtcgagagagagagagagagagagagagaaagagagaaggtgcGGTATGGTGGGTGAAGAAGTTtcgccggtttttggggccaaggACACACCGAGATGAAATTGGGTAACCAGGGTGCGGGGCTTTTGTTCACCATAAAGATTACACCACTAGCCACACCATCCCCATCATCCCTCCCCCTGGCGGAAACCTGCTCTCCACTGGATATCCCAACTATCAGTCCCCGCGACTCGACTCGCGAGCGACATTTGTATTTGATCCCCGGGTAtttccgggttttccggcCGCCACCCACCGCTTCCTCATCACAcacgttcgcacacacacacacccacacacacaaaaccttACGCGTAGATAGTTCTCCATCGTTTGTGCCATTATTGCGGTAGAGAGCCTGGTAGGTAAGGGATGTCAGGTCGTTGACGGCTCCGGTTGATCGTTGGTTCGGTGTCTAGAACGGTGGTTGAAAGCCGGAGACCGAACAGAAGTTGAGACACacaggggcacacacacacacacacacacgcgagcacgcgcgcgcgctatctCCGGTGCCCGTGTGCCGGGGACAGTTCGTTAGCGCGCCTGGACCCAGCTATAGAGGCAGGTTCCTAAGGGAGGGAATTCGAGCCGTGCGACAACACTCCCGACGATGATCgacgcgacgacaacgacgacgacgacgcaaaaaaaaacggcaaacgaacgaacgaacgaaccgtgcGATCGATGCCGGGAGGCCTTCCGAGGCGAACTGAAGCGCTGCTGCGCGGCTACAGCTCTTCCTGGTCCCTaggaggcggcggcgatggcctACGATCGCTGCGAACGCAGTAGCACAAGCGGCGATCAAGAAGAGAAGGGGTAGGTCTGCGCCGAGACCTCAGGCATCATAACCTTACCACacaccgctgccgctgccgccaccaccactaccaccatcatcatcatcaccattcgtACCTCTCTCCTCGCTGCCTCCTGTCTGATAGCGAGAACCACATGAAACCGAATGTGAAAGTGAGAAATACAATAAACAgcgatagacagagagagagagagagagagagagagagagagagagagagagagagagagagagagagagagctacttATCCTGGCTACCGGTTCCCAACTCTCTGGGGCGCGATCTAAGGTTAAGGATCAGCTGGAAGCTCCCGTGTTGAACGTGGGTCATCGGTGTCGGGGAGTCGGGGTGAAGGGGGTGTTGGAgtgatccatcgatcgattgcacgatcgaatcgaaacacgCGCACGGTATGCGGTATGTGTGCCGACGGGGTACGGATTGCCGTCATATCCGCATACGAATCTACCAAACGGGGCGACgcgacgaaaccgaaatggTGCCTGGGCATTCCGGGCAAGGTCGCGCGCCCAATCGGCCCAATagccgctgtgtgtgtgtgcctctcgCAACCACcgcgcaccaccgccaccgtagtGGTGCGGAACCGACGGCGGACGGGACGGGGGGATTTCCACAACCAAACACATTTGATAGCACCTGGCAGGCGCtaacagcacaccaccaccaccaccaccatcgccaacgcCATTTCGATACGATTCGCGcttccctttcctcctttccccctCGCGGCACCTCGTGCGGGTGTTGCAAACGCAGCATCAGCCACCCAGTcacccagccagccggccagccagtgccGCCACCGTGTCGTCATCGAAGCCGGaggttggggttggggggagggcgGTGCGTAAGGGGGGGATGAAGCAAAGGCAGCAGAAGGATGAAGCAATCGGCAGGCCCCCGCTGCCGTGTGTGACTGCTTCGAAGCTGCTTCACCGCGCATACACAGGTACACGCGGTACACCGGCCTATcagcctccccctccccctcccttttgggTATACTACCCCCGGAGGGCCGGATGCCGACGTAAAGGATTCGAGTACCTGTGCAACTTTCGAGCAAATCGACAATCTCAAACAatatgtcacacacacacacacacacgcacacatgtggGGCACGcaaatgtgtgcgtgtatgtgtgaactGGTTATTTGTTGGAGTTGGAGGGGCGGTTGATTACATAAACAACAGCCGGGGgcgcacgagcgcgcgcgcgcgcgagtggcCTTAGCTCTACATTCGACTTTGGCACTGTTAGTGCAGAGGGAAGAAGGATGATCAGCGAACAGACCAACCACCCCGcgtcaaccgaaccgaaagcccAACAGCCCCTGTCCCACCCTTTGTGACCTCGTTTACTTTCGCGAACTCGTGCGCGATCTGcacaaaaagtgaaaagcccTACCCTGGGTGGGGAGATTCGGGGGGGAGGAAGCGCACAGCGCGAAAAGGAGCAGtagggtgagggggggggaggaagcgcACAGCGCCAAAAGGAGCAGTAGGGTGAGGGTAACAAAACACCGAACACAGATTTGCGccagggttcgtcgcttgctcaTTGCATCTCAAATTGtcggagggagaaaaaaaagaaaaagagagagagagagagagagagagagagagagagagagagagagagagggagaagggggcCATTCGGAACCCCTTCCGGACCGGTAGCACACTTCCAGGTGATTGATTCCCACCGGCTTCCGGTCTAGCAAATGCTTGATGGCATGGCTGGCTATCGCCCCGCTTCGAACTAGATGCTAGAGAAGGTCTTATCTTCTTCTAAGTCAAACCCTGGTACGCTGGTGATAAACCATGGCACAGTGAAGATTTGGTCGCTAATTTTTAATCGTTTGCAGCGCGACTGAGTGATCACTTAAGCAATTCTGTGGACAGCGTATTTTAATCATAGTactctgtttatttagtggtggtaatttttttgtcaaaattgatctacgCCTTCAAAAGTGATCGCGGGTTGGAACGCAAAAGGTGAAACAACAAATCATGCACACACTCATTATTAAAACTCGTTTTGGTTGGAGCAAAAAACTGCGAAAGTCTTAAAATTTTTAAGctcaatacaaaaaaaaagccaaataggaccctagagcacagcttcATTGCCAAAATCCCTGCAGGCTATatctgtatgaacaagtgtttgcaacacttgtttgtttggttgaacaTGCATTTGGATTtggacgatggaacacacgtaaaaatgcgtttcgaaaaatatcgtgcaaaaaaaaaacaagactttgccaatcatagagggaatgATTTAGGAGATAAATTTACAGAgataaatttgttttatttacggagataaattcgCCCATAAGATGATAACCAAAGCAggatgggatttgacattttgcggcgacaaatcaaatgttttcaccattagggcAACGTTTttattggacaattatcaaaaggaaaatgaaaaattatatcAAAAATGTATAGAAACCAACTGAAACTGAAGGTAATGTGCAAAACGAGAGCAACTGATGTGACAAAGCAAAAAATTGGATGATGTCAAAGTGGAAGTTAATAAAATATCATAAAAAGTGAAGGAATAGTTTTAATCAATactttacaataaaaaaaaaaccttacaAAATgacatctttcttttctttatacgtcatttttttaGCTGAGATAGGGCTTATTAtgtgcggccaaatattaactgttccacgCTTTATACATCGAATGATCGCATACGGATGTGTAAGACTATAAGAGCAAGCTATTAAGCAGAACAATGGcagacgccgacgacgacccagcccgttaAGTTATCTTCGGCATTTCGGGacacgaagaaaaaaaacacccaaatCGATGATGGATTCATGTCAGAATAACAGGACTACATACATGAATCTTCTGTCAAGGACCACCGTCGCCGGTTGTCGGCCCCtcgataagtaagtaagtaagctGGGAAAACCGTAACCGAAGCTTCTCCCTTTTCCAGGCTTGTTTCACCAGTCAGCCAACTGCTAGTTGAAcaattacaacaacaacaacaacaataacagttAATCAATCATATTCCTACTCGAATGATTACAGCATCACACAGCGAGAGGGCTGgctgcggtggctgctgcggcAGTTTCTTGCATGCCAAACGGGGCAccaccattgttgttgttggaaccCCCATCCGTTCACAGAGCCGTTCACCTCAACCAAATCGGAATGGTGCCATCTTGCGATATGTGCTTGGCGTGGAAACTCCAAGCTCGCTTGGTGAAGCGAATGGttggcggggtggtggtggtggtggtggttactgTTGGCCaggcaacagaaaacaaagcaaaacacaaaagcatGCAGCAGCTCTGCGCAGTGTTTGCTCACAATGGCGCTGTCAGCAAATGCGCTGCCACCGGCGTCAATTATGGAGTGGTTTCGCGCGATGTCCGGTGGGGGGCATGCAGCAAACTCAATCGAATCCCCGAGATCGAGAGCCTCAAACAGTACTCGCTGCACCGAGCTTCCCTTCCGCGTGGCTTccggagagacagagagacaaagagagagagacagagagagagagacagagagagagagagagagagagagagcaaagaaaagCCAGGAATATCCGCGGAACTACGCGACctgcaaaaaggcaaaaggccTGCGACATGCGATCGTTCGGGTTTCTCGGGCTCCCctgctgacacacacacacacatacatacacacccacagcACACGTGTCGCAGACGCCGGCCACTAACACGTGCCATGGCGTGCGCAAGATGGTGCGCAGCACACTCCGTAGAGACGGAATGGAGGCGAAGACGacgagagagatgagagacagagagacagagagagagagagagagagagagctgttCCGCGTGCTGTTTGGGGCAATTGATGGTAATcaacgcgggcgcgcgcgagcgcgtgcgCCTAGCATTCCAAGGCATTGTGTGCGCAAACCCCATCAATCGATGCACAAAAGCTCCTCGCGTGTGCGGTAGGAGACGACAGTGGAGAAGCGACGAGAAGGGGGGACGgcgaaaagaaatcaaaattaaaCGAGGCACGACACAGGGCCTAGCCCTCCTGCGACCCCAAGgcggaacaggaacagcatgGTTGCCAGGAAGGGAtgtgaagggggggggggggggagggcggtgAAAAGGACTTACCGTCGGAACAGTAGCCGCAGCCACAGGATACCAGGGTTGCCGCTGGTAGCAGTGGGTGTCCTTACATTCC
This window contains:
- the LOC125959237 gene encoding progestin and adipoQ receptor family member 3 isoform X3 → MAQTMENYLRNIVREQQESLETGSPSKCGDGTPPNDGTSSTLELTPGSGNSTGSSTGSSGGGGCCGKKKGDGKRARIVCYEEAPEHLQFNPFIRTGYRTYLSMRLCLESVFWWTNETVNIWSHIFGLFVFVALAYNDLAMLQIQAGPSDKLIVGMLLVSFQVCMILSSVYHTFSCHSATSYDRLLTFDLFGIALSLLAIFMSGIYYAFWCNLPLRNFYMLTIGIIFAGAMVLQIPRLQVPSHVKMVAFVAWAAYGIVPTLHWYYVMGGAESTMVQLFIPRVLVMYALSGVAFLIYVAKIPERWYVGRFDCIGHSHNLWHIIVLAALYYWHNSGLDFARFLIANGCVDDRDRCYRL
- the LOC125959237 gene encoding progestin and adipoQ receptor family member 3 isoform X1, producing the protein MNEIWKGELLLPAVPPECKDTHCYQRQPWYPVAAATVPTNIVREQQESLETGSPSKCGDGTPPNDGTSSTLELTPGSGNSTGSSTGSSGGGGCCGKKKGDGKRARIVCYEEAPEHLQFNPFIRTGYRTYLSMRLCLESVFWWTNETVNIWSHIFGLFVFVALAYNDLAMLQIQAGPSDKLIVGMLLVSFQVCMILSSVYHTFSCHSATSYDRLLTFDLFGIALSLLAIFMSGIYYAFWCNLPLRNFYMLTIGIIFAGAMVLQIPRLQVPSHVKMVAFVAWAAYGIVPTLHWYYVMGGAESTMVQLFIPRVLVMYALSGVAFLIYVAKIPERWYVGRFDCIGHSHNLWHIIVLAALYYWHNSGLDFARFLIANGCVDDRDRCYRL
- the LOC125959237 gene encoding progestin and adipoQ receptor family member 3 isoform X2, whose product is MNEIWKGELLLPAVPPECKDTHCYQRQPWYPVAAATVPTNIVREQQESLETGSPSKCGDGTPPNDGTSSTLELTPGSGNSTGSSTGSSGGGGCCGKKKGDGKRARIVCYEEAPEHLQFNPFIRTGYRTYLSMRLCLESVFWWTNETVNIWSHIFGLFVFVALAYNDLAMLQIQAGPSDKLIVGMLLVSFQVCMILSSVYHTFSCHSATSYDRLLTFDLFGIALSLLAIFMSGIYYAFWCNLPLRNFYMLTIGIIFAGAMVLQIPRLQVPSHVKMVAFVAWAAYGIVPTLHWYYVMGGAESTMVQLFIPRVLVMYALSGVAFLIYVAKIPERWYVGRFDCIGHSHNLWHIIVLAALYYWHNSGMKYVEFRMIHGCAAGVQMA